A single Bacillus sp. OxB-1 DNA region contains:
- a CDS encoding YojF family protein, with protein MEQVKPEHLQELIDSFANKEVYIHLETTNGSYATHFNEGFFNAGAFIRNVVVKYELGKVAGDSPHRVGLKLPSGWIYAQGITHYTLDEHDRLLMAGLDGEGKLAVALEISETPFTY; from the coding sequence ATGGAGCAAGTTAAACCGGAGCATTTGCAGGAATTGATTGATTCCTTTGCGAATAAAGAGGTCTACATCCACTTGGAAACGACCAATGGTTCCTATGCGACCCATTTCAATGAAGGCTTTTTTAACGCGGGTGCGTTTATTCGCAATGTAGTGGTGAAATATGAATTGGGGAAAGTCGCGGGGGATTCGCCGCACCGCGTCGGCTTGAAGCTTCCGTCCGGCTGGATTTACGCTCAAGGGATCACCCATTATACGTTGGATGAGCATGATCGGCTGCTGATGGCCGGTCTGGATGGGGAAGGAAAGCTAGCGGTCGCTCTTGAAATCAGCGAGACGCCGTTCACATATTAA
- a CDS encoding cation:proton antiporter, which translates to MFDSILFDLMLILLLGILSQWVAWKYRMPAIVIMSVAGLLVGPIFGLIDPQESMGELFGPIISFAVAIILFEGSLNLDFREIRGFSKPVGRIVTVGAFIAWIAGSLAAHYLAGLSWAVAFIIGGLFIVTGPTVILPLLRQAKLKPRPAAILKWEGIVVDPFGALLAVFAFEFIKFLNSEVTLKALLLFFVASLFAVLLGWGAARIIGSAFERGSIPEFLKAPILFVVVIFTFVLSDEIMHETGLLAVTAMGMTMANMRLTTLHDVRHFKENISVLLISGIFVMLTASLDPHVLIEIFNPNIILYVLAMLFIVRPLSIWISTIGTDLNNREKHLIGWIAPRGIVALTVSGYFATILLENGYQDAELLTALTFALVFSTVVLHGFTIGWLAKRLNLTTADESGVLLVSGTRFAAELAVSIKETGNAVMLVDRSWAGLSHARKRGLTSHVGDILSEQIEYHLDLTPYRYMLAMTKMDTYNAHICADFAPDLGREHLFQTAFHVGKDVESFNITGGQTLFTPAISIYDLEERMDSGHVIRKTLITKQYSYTQYLRERDDTSILLYIHRADGSIEFYSPNVELQAQAGDAVIALTSPFKTIERVKDRLAAENGEDAVSVEEIEDFFTEEKKPGKPKIPGEAPLSQR; encoded by the coding sequence TTGTTTGATTCGATATTGTTTGATTTGATGCTGATCCTGTTGTTAGGGATTTTATCGCAATGGGTGGCTTGGAAATACCGGATGCCGGCGATTGTCATCATGTCGGTTGCCGGCCTGTTGGTAGGTCCGATTTTCGGGTTGATCGATCCGCAGGAAAGCATGGGTGAGCTGTTCGGGCCGATCATTTCATTCGCGGTTGCAATCATTTTGTTTGAAGGCAGTCTGAATTTGGATTTCCGGGAAATCCGGGGTTTCAGCAAGCCGGTAGGGAGGATTGTGACGGTAGGGGCGTTCATCGCGTGGATTGCCGGTTCGCTCGCCGCCCATTATTTGGCGGGGCTCTCGTGGGCTGTTGCCTTCATCATCGGTGGACTTTTCATCGTCACGGGGCCGACTGTCATTTTGCCTTTATTGCGGCAGGCGAAGTTGAAGCCGCGTCCCGCCGCGATTTTGAAATGGGAAGGGATCGTTGTGGATCCGTTCGGGGCGCTGTTGGCGGTGTTCGCGTTCGAGTTCATCAAATTCCTGAATAGTGAAGTGACTCTGAAAGCATTGCTTCTGTTTTTCGTCGCTTCCCTATTTGCCGTCCTTCTTGGCTGGGGGGCTGCCCGCATCATCGGCAGTGCGTTTGAACGCGGCAGCATTCCGGAGTTTTTGAAAGCGCCGATTCTGTTCGTCGTTGTCATTTTCACATTTGTGTTGTCGGATGAGATCATGCACGAGACGGGCTTGCTGGCCGTGACGGCGATGGGGATGACGATGGCGAATATGCGGTTGACGACACTCCATGATGTGCGCCATTTCAAGGAGAATATTTCCGTATTGTTGATTTCGGGAATTTTTGTCATGTTGACGGCGTCTCTTGACCCTCATGTGCTCATCGAAATCTTCAACCCGAATATTATACTGTACGTACTTGCAATGCTGTTCATCGTCCGGCCTTTGTCAATTTGGATTTCGACCATTGGCACCGATTTGAATAACCGGGAAAAGCATCTGATTGGCTGGATTGCACCCCGCGGCATCGTGGCGCTGACCGTTTCCGGTTACTTCGCGACCATTCTGCTGGAGAACGGCTATCAGGATGCGGAATTGCTGACGGCCTTGACGTTTGCGCTCGTCTTCTCGACAGTGGTTTTGCATGGGTTCACGATCGGCTGGTTGGCGAAACGGCTGAATTTGACTACGGCGGACGAATCGGGAGTGCTTTTGGTGAGCGGAACCCGGTTTGCGGCCGAACTGGCGGTCTCCATCAAAGAGACGGGAAATGCCGTGATGCTCGTCGATCGATCTTGGGCAGGGCTGTCCCATGCGAGGAAGCGTGGATTGACGAGCCACGTTGGGGATATCTTGTCGGAACAGATCGAATACCATTTGGATCTGACGCCGTATCGGTATATGCTGGCGATGACGAAGATGGATACGTATAACGCGCATATTTGTGCGGATTTCGCACCGGATTTGGGACGTGAGCATTTATTCCAGACGGCCTTCCATGTCGGGAAAGATGTCGAGTCGTTCAATATTACAGGAGGGCAAACGCTTTTCACGCCTGCCATTTCCATCTATGATCTGGAGGAGCGGATGGATTCGGGGCATGTCATCCGCAAGACGTTGATTACAAAACAGTATAGTTACACACAATATCTGCGGGAGCGGGATGATACCTCGATCCTTTTATACATTCACCGGGCGGACGGATCGATCGAGTTTTACTCGCCGAATGTCGAGTTGCAGGCGCAGGCCGGAGATGCGGTCATTGCCCTGACATCGCCATTCAAGACGATTGAGCGAGTCAAAGACCGGCTGGCAGCGGAGAACGGGGAGGACGCGGTTTCCGTAGAGGAAATCGAGGACTTCTTCACGGAAGAGAAAAAGCCGGGGAAGCCGAAAATTCCGGGCGAGGCGCCACTTTCCCAACGCTAG
- a CDS encoding YczE/YyaS/YitT family protein, whose translation MEDRKRVILLWRWIFFIVGLMVMSLGISMTIKGQRLGIAPWDVLHVGLYQNLGLTIGSWGIITGFIIILSTSAVMRQWPKIGTWINMVLIGLFIDLFNWLLPDFSTLWGQVIIYVLGVIVLSYGVGIYVSPNMGAGPRDSLMLILGKKWGFSIRVVRTGIEITVAVLGWLLGGPVGVGTVLIALLSGQIIQIALPQCRKLLLKIIKEDDEQILLK comes from the coding sequence ATGGAAGACAGAAAAAGAGTAATATTGCTGTGGAGATGGATATTTTTCATCGTTGGATTGATGGTCATGTCCCTTGGCATTTCCATGACGATTAAAGGGCAGCGGCTCGGCATCGCCCCTTGGGATGTGCTGCATGTCGGCTTATACCAAAATCTTGGATTAACGATCGGCTCGTGGGGCATTATTACAGGGTTCATCATCATATTGTCCACATCGGCGGTCATGAGACAATGGCCGAAAATCGGGACATGGATCAACATGGTCCTGATCGGGCTATTTATCGATTTGTTCAACTGGTTGCTTCCTGATTTCAGTACACTGTGGGGACAGGTGATCATTTACGTGCTCGGTGTGATAGTTCTATCATATGGCGTTGGCATTTACGTCTCCCCGAATATGGGAGCCGGCCCCCGGGACAGTCTCATGCTCATCCTAGGGAAAAAGTGGGGTTTCAGCATTAGGGTGGTACGGACGGGTATTGAAATTACCGTTGCCGTGCTCGGATGGCTGCTGGGCGGTCCTGTCGGAGTCGGAACGGTCCTGATTGCACTGCTTAGCGGGCAGATCATCCAAATCGCTTTGCCACAATGCCGGAAACTATTGCTGAAGATCATCAAGGAAGACGATGAACAGATTTTATTGAAATAA
- a CDS encoding NADPH-dependent FMN reductase, whose translation MKVLFVDGTIIGSKTGAVLETVRQFIEETGCGYDLELLKLADYDHQFVDGRPANAYNEDMQKLVKKFEEADGYILATPIFQGSIPGVLKNAFDLLHPRALRYKPVSVVANGGTYQHYLVVENQLKPILDYFRCLVTPNYVYTHASHFDETNKIIDADVHNRLRELARVFVQYAEMSKTLPKNAIDEQ comes from the coding sequence TTGAAAGTTTTGTTTGTGGACGGGACCATTATCGGCAGCAAAACGGGTGCAGTACTGGAAACAGTCCGGCAATTTATTGAAGAGACCGGCTGTGGCTACGATTTGGAACTACTCAAATTGGCAGATTACGACCATCAATTCGTCGATGGCCGCCCTGCGAACGCATATAATGAAGACATGCAGAAGCTGGTGAAGAAGTTCGAAGAGGCGGATGGCTATATTTTAGCGACGCCCATTTTCCAAGGATCGATACCGGGTGTGTTGAAAAATGCTTTTGATTTGCTCCATCCGCGCGCATTGCGGTACAAACCGGTGTCCGTCGTGGCGAACGGCGGCACGTATCAGCATTATTTAGTGGTCGAAAATCAGCTGAAGCCGATTTTGGATTATTTCCGTTGCCTCGTCACACCGAATTACGTTTACACCCATGCCAGCCATTTCGATGAAACGAATAAAATCATTGACGCCGACGTGCACAACCGCCTGCGCGAGTTGGCAAGAGTATTCGTCCAATATGCGGAAATGAGCAAGACATTGCCCAAAAATGCAATAGATGAACAATGA
- a CDS encoding DUF4230 domain-containing protein — protein sequence MAKDKKLDEIEKLLQEVRSSQKESAVTVDEMGPRKKIPFWKVGKLFFSVWRKSFILIGLLILALLVALPFVTFHFLKTGSTATEEKGVFLERIQELQQLTTAEVYTKVIIERRDNQLFGQDIGLNVPGTKRQLLVIIPGSVKAGVDLSGLTEKDIVVHEEQKKIELAIPPATFLGGAELFFDQVEVYSYEGVFREKANIEEAYELAAEAKKLIVEEASGQGILQTAQHQAEQTLEDMFSFTGYDVTIKVKE from the coding sequence ATGGCGAAAGATAAGAAATTGGATGAAATTGAAAAGCTGCTGCAGGAAGTCCGGTCTTCCCAGAAAGAATCCGCTGTCACAGTCGATGAAATGGGACCGCGCAAAAAGATCCCTTTCTGGAAAGTCGGGAAACTGTTCTTTTCCGTCTGGCGAAAATCATTTATCCTCATCGGACTTCTCATTTTAGCCCTATTAGTGGCTTTGCCATTCGTCACGTTTCATTTCCTCAAGACAGGATCGACGGCAACGGAAGAAAAAGGCGTGTTCCTGGAACGGATACAAGAACTCCAACAGCTCACAACGGCTGAAGTATATACAAAAGTGATCATCGAACGGCGGGACAACCAGCTGTTCGGACAAGATATCGGCTTGAATGTGCCGGGGACGAAACGGCAACTATTGGTCATCATCCCGGGGTCTGTCAAGGCCGGAGTGGACCTGTCAGGTTTGACAGAGAAAGATATAGTGGTACATGAAGAACAGAAGAAGATTGAACTGGCGATTCCCCCCGCCACTTTTCTAGGAGGGGCCGAACTCTTTTTCGACCAGGTCGAAGTGTATTCCTATGAGGGGGTCTTCCGGGAAAAAGCGAATATTGAAGAAGCGTATGAACTAGCTGCGGAAGCGAAAAAACTCATTGTCGAGGAGGCGAGCGGGCAAGGCATCCTGCAAACCGCGCAGCATCAAGCGGAACAGACGTTGGAGGACATGTTTTCATTCACCGGCTATGATGTGACGATTAAGGTCAAGGAGTGA
- a CDS encoding DNA topoisomerase III: MSKSVVLAEKPSVARDIARVLGCHKKGNGFLEGNQYIVTWALGHLVTHADPEGYGNEYKEWKLEHLPIIPEPFKLVPIRQTSKQYNAVKALLRRNDVKEVIIATDAGREGELVARWILEMAKVRKPIKRLWISSVTDKAIKDGFNQLKDGRQYDNLYEAAVARAEADWVVGINATRALTVKYNAQLSTGRVQTPTLAMIAERERQIREFQPKSYYGLQALTETARFTWHTKAGQTQSFDKEVVENVLHKLDGVHSGKVLEVKSTPKSQPAPHLFDLTELQKEAHRRWGWSAKETLATLQNLYERHKAVTYPRTDSKHLTSDMAGTLKERIKAVDIGPYRKSVNALLRSNATKPQKGVIDDKRVSDHHAIIPTEETPILPDLSDKENRLYDLIVKRFLAVFFGAFRYDQVMVELEAGGEIFKAKGRTITDEGWKKVYSTDEEESDTDALPPFQKGDEVKIRAIVMTDGQTKPPARFNEGTLLAAMENPVQFMAGESKDLIKTIGETGGLGTVATRADVIERLFSTFVIEKKGNDIYTTSKGRQLLELVPEDLKSPALTAEWEQGLTKIAKGQMKKEAFMKDMIDFSKKTVSEIKTDDKKFRHDNVTGKTCPDCGKLLLEVNGKRGKMLVCQDRECGHRRNVSTLTNARCPVCKKKLELRGEGDGRIFVCKCGHREKLSAFEKRRANSGGKKADKRDVQKYMKKQEEPVNTAMADALKKLFDK; this comes from the coding sequence ATGTCCAAATCTGTAGTATTAGCTGAAAAGCCATCGGTCGCCCGGGATATTGCGCGGGTGCTCGGTTGTCATAAAAAAGGGAACGGGTTTTTGGAAGGAAATCAATACATCGTCACGTGGGCGCTTGGCCATCTGGTGACGCATGCCGATCCGGAAGGCTACGGGAATGAATATAAAGAGTGGAAGCTCGAACATCTCCCGATCATTCCAGAACCATTCAAACTGGTGCCGATCCGCCAGACATCCAAGCAATACAACGCGGTGAAAGCACTCCTTAGACGGAACGATGTCAAAGAAGTGATTATCGCGACAGATGCCGGTCGGGAAGGGGAGCTTGTCGCACGTTGGATTCTGGAGATGGCGAAAGTCCGAAAACCGATCAAACGGCTCTGGATTTCCTCGGTGACGGATAAGGCGATCAAGGACGGATTCAACCAGCTGAAAGATGGTCGCCAATATGACAATTTGTACGAAGCGGCCGTTGCCCGGGCGGAGGCGGACTGGGTGGTCGGCATCAACGCGACGCGGGCGCTTACGGTGAAATACAATGCCCAGCTCTCGACGGGGCGCGTCCAAACGCCAACTCTTGCCATGATTGCGGAGCGGGAGAGGCAGATCCGTGAATTCCAGCCGAAATCCTATTACGGATTGCAAGCGTTGACAGAAACGGCAAGGTTCACTTGGCATACGAAAGCGGGTCAGACCCAGTCTTTTGATAAAGAAGTCGTTGAAAACGTCCTTCACAAGCTGGACGGGGTTCATTCCGGAAAGGTGCTTGAGGTGAAATCAACCCCCAAGTCACAACCCGCCCCGCATCTGTTCGATTTGACGGAATTGCAGAAGGAAGCCCATCGCCGCTGGGGCTGGTCGGCGAAAGAGACGTTGGCCACGCTTCAAAATCTATACGAACGTCATAAAGCGGTCACCTACCCACGGACCGATTCGAAGCATTTGACGTCCGACATGGCGGGAACGCTGAAAGAGCGCATCAAGGCAGTCGATATCGGACCGTATCGCAAGTCGGTCAATGCACTGCTCCGCTCCAATGCCACGAAGCCGCAAAAAGGTGTCATCGATGACAAGCGGGTGTCCGACCACCATGCTATCATTCCGACGGAGGAAACACCGATCTTGCCAGACTTGTCCGACAAGGAAAATCGCCTGTATGACCTGATCGTCAAACGGTTTTTGGCCGTCTTCTTCGGCGCGTTCCGTTACGATCAAGTGATGGTGGAACTCGAGGCAGGCGGAGAAATATTCAAGGCGAAAGGCCGGACGATCACGGACGAAGGTTGGAAAAAAGTCTATTCGACCGACGAAGAAGAATCGGATACCGATGCGCTTCCGCCTTTCCAAAAAGGCGACGAAGTGAAAATCCGGGCGATCGTCATGACGGACGGACAAACGAAACCGCCTGCCCGGTTCAATGAAGGGACGTTGCTTGCGGCAATGGAAAACCCGGTGCAATTCATGGCAGGTGAATCGAAAGACCTGATTAAAACAATCGGTGAAACCGGCGGGCTCGGGACGGTAGCGACTCGGGCGGATGTCATTGAACGGCTTTTCAGCACGTTCGTCATCGAAAAGAAAGGCAACGACATCTACACGACCTCAAAAGGCCGCCAACTGCTTGAACTTGTTCCGGAAGATTTGAAATCGCCGGCACTGACGGCGGAATGGGAACAAGGGCTGACGAAAATCGCCAAGGGTCAAATGAAAAAAGAAGCGTTCATGAAAGACATGATCGACTTCTCCAAAAAGACCGTCAGCGAGATCAAAACAGACGATAAGAAGTTCCGCCATGATAATGTGACTGGGAAAACATGCCCCGACTGCGGCAAACTGTTGCTGGAAGTGAACGGCAAGCGCGGCAAGATGCTCGTCTGTCAGGACCGGGAATGCGGCCACCGCCGCAATGTCTCCACATTGACGAACGCCCGATGCCCGGTATGCAAAAAGAAACTGGAATTGCGCGGGGAAGGCGATGGCCGGATTTTCGTCTGCAAATGCGGCCACCGCGAAAAACTGTCCGCCTTTGAAAAACGTCGGGCCAACTCCGGAGGGAAGAAAGCCGACAAGCGGGATGTACAAAAATATATGAAGAAACAAGAAGAGCCGGTGAATACGGCAATGGCGGATGCGCTGAAGAAATTATTCGATAAATAA
- the bshB2 gene encoding bacillithiol biosynthesis deacetylase BshB2, whose product MIKKERHVLVIFPHPDDEAFGVSGTISTYREMGVPVTYACLTLGEMGRNLGNPPFANRETLPQIRKEELLKACEAMGLDDLRMMGLRDKTIEFEDDDKMVQLVTDLIDETNPSLVISFYPGLSVHPDHDATARAVVRAIRKMPEAERPTLYTKAFANNTVEMLGEPDVIHDITPVSEKKIATLKSHASQTIWLLQEMEEKWAAQDPEAIQWLTQEQFYTYRWDKDFE is encoded by the coding sequence ATGATAAAAAAAGAACGCCATGTGCTGGTCATCTTCCCGCATCCCGACGACGAGGCTTTCGGGGTATCCGGCACCATTTCTACATATCGGGAGATGGGGGTCCCCGTCACCTATGCCTGTCTCACTCTGGGCGAAATGGGGCGAAACTTGGGCAATCCACCGTTTGCGAACCGGGAGACATTGCCACAGATCCGGAAGGAAGAACTCCTGAAAGCTTGTGAAGCGATGGGATTGGACGATTTGCGCATGATGGGCCTTCGGGATAAGACGATTGAATTTGAGGACGACGATAAAATGGTCCAGCTTGTCACCGATTTGATCGACGAAACGAATCCGTCCCTCGTCATTTCGTTCTACCCGGGATTGTCCGTCCATCCGGATCATGATGCAACCGCGCGTGCCGTAGTCCGGGCCATCCGCAAAATGCCGGAAGCAGAACGTCCGACGCTTTATACAAAGGCGTTTGCCAATAACACAGTCGAGATGCTCGGGGAACCGGACGTCATTCATGATATCACCCCGGTTTCCGAGAAAAAAATCGCTACGTTAAAATCCCACGCCTCCCAAACGATTTGGCTGCTTCAGGAAATGGAAGAGAAATGGGCAGCACAAGATCCCGAAGCCATCCAATGGCTGACGCAGGAGCAATTTTATACGTATCGTTGGGATAAGGATTTTGAATAA
- a CDS encoding YjiH family protein: protein MKKFSLSAWLLFLVPSILGVALFMIPLKFESGWKVPIAKFADILSVALEPAMPMAAMIVIVIAALGSLLFLFKRSDGAKPSFLTSLFKVSPFWTVTRILGAFFAVMVTFQIGPEAVWNENTGGLLLAPDGLVSFLFTIFLFAGLLLPLLLNFGLLEFFGTMMVKIMRPLFKLPGRSSIDALASWIGDGTIGVLLTSKQYEDGHYTKKEAAIIATTFSVVSITFSLVIIGTVGLDDYFLPFYGTVLLTGFILALIMPRIYPLAGKRSEYIDGRPFTGNEEKMPEGYNIFSHGLENALATAKKNRSFGQVIGDGLRNVLDMWFGVAPIVMAFGTVALIIAEYTSVFTILGKPFEPILAVLGLPQAAEAAPMMVVGITDMFLPVILADGVITEPMTLFVIATVSVVQLIYMSEVGGLILGTKIPLNILDLVVIFLLRTLISLPIIAGVAHLLF from the coding sequence GTGAAGAAATTCAGTTTATCCGCTTGGCTGCTATTCCTCGTGCCTTCCATTCTCGGGGTCGCCCTTTTCATGATTCCGCTGAAGTTCGAAAGCGGATGGAAAGTTCCAATCGCCAAGTTTGCAGATATATTGTCCGTTGCGCTGGAACCGGCCATGCCGATGGCCGCCATGATCGTTATTGTCATCGCTGCTCTCGGTTCGTTGCTGTTCCTCTTTAAACGAAGCGACGGCGCAAAACCTTCTTTTCTAACGAGTCTATTTAAAGTGTCTCCTTTTTGGACAGTTACTCGTATTCTAGGTGCCTTTTTTGCTGTCATGGTCACTTTTCAAATCGGACCGGAAGCTGTTTGGAATGAAAACACCGGCGGCTTGCTGTTGGCGCCGGACGGACTGGTCTCATTCTTATTCACGATTTTCCTTTTTGCCGGTTTGCTCTTGCCATTGCTTCTGAATTTCGGATTGCTCGAATTTTTCGGGACGATGATGGTGAAAATCATGCGGCCTTTATTCAAACTGCCGGGCCGTTCTTCGATTGATGCACTCGCTTCTTGGATTGGCGATGGTACGATCGGCGTCCTGTTGACGAGCAAACAATATGAGGACGGCCATTATACGAAAAAGGAAGCCGCGATCATTGCGACGACTTTCTCGGTCGTATCCATCACGTTTTCCCTTGTCATCATCGGTACGGTCGGTTTGGACGATTACTTCTTGCCATTCTATGGGACGGTGCTCCTGACAGGGTTCATCCTCGCCTTGATCATGCCGCGGATCTATCCGCTAGCTGGAAAACGTTCCGAATATATTGACGGCCGGCCTTTTACCGGCAATGAAGAGAAGATGCCTGAAGGTTATAACATCTTCAGCCATGGGTTGGAAAATGCACTGGCGACGGCGAAGAAAAACCGTTCTTTCGGACAAGTCATCGGCGATGGCTTGCGGAATGTACTGGATATGTGGTTCGGTGTGGCTCCGATCGTCATGGCTTTCGGTACGGTCGCCCTGATCATCGCCGAGTATACGAGTGTTTTTACGATTCTTGGAAAACCATTCGAACCGATCCTTGCCGTTCTCGGATTGCCGCAAGCGGCGGAAGCGGCACCGATGATGGTTGTCGGGATCACCGATATGTTTTTGCCCGTCATTTTGGCGGACGGTGTGATTACAGAACCGATGACGCTCTTTGTCATTGCGACCGTTTCCGTTGTACAATTGATCTACATGTCCGAAGTCGGTGGACTGATCTTAGGGACGAAGATTCCATTGAATATCCTGGATCTTGTTGTCATTTTCCTTCTTCGTACATTGATCTCCCTGCCGATCATTGCAGGAGTTGCCCACCTTTTATTTTAA
- the ybaK gene encoding Cys-tRNA(Pro) deacylase, with protein MAKKKNVKTNAVRILEGEQVGYELMEYAVDDGLLDGVSVAEKTGQAADSVYKTLVTMAGPPRELFVFLLPVAAELDLKKAARAAGVKKLDMLPLKDLTKETGYVRGGCSAVGMKKKYPTFIDRSAESLERMIVSAGKPGLQMKLAPQDLARVAEASFEDLVKD; from the coding sequence ATGGCGAAAAAGAAGAATGTAAAAACAAATGCAGTGCGGATCCTCGAAGGGGAGCAGGTCGGATATGAATTGATGGAATACGCAGTGGACGACGGCCTGCTCGACGGAGTATCGGTTGCCGAAAAGACGGGCCAGGCGGCGGACAGCGTTTATAAGACGCTAGTGACAATGGCAGGCCCGCCGCGGGAACTTTTTGTGTTCCTCCTGCCTGTGGCGGCGGAACTGGATTTGAAAAAGGCGGCCCGGGCAGCAGGCGTGAAAAAATTGGATATGCTGCCGTTGAAAGACTTGACCAAAGAAACCGGATACGTGCGCGGTGGCTGCTCCGCCGTCGGCATGAAAAAGAAGTATCCGACATTCATCGACCGCTCCGCAGAAAGTCTGGAACGGATGATCGTCAGTGCGGGAAAACCCGGCTTGCAAATGAAACTCGCCCCGCAGGACTTGGCTCGTGTAGCAGAAGCAAGTTTCGAAGACCTTGTAAAAGATTGA
- the thiD gene encoding bifunctional hydroxymethylpyrimidine kinase/phosphomethylpyrimidine kinase produces the protein MTLKKTLTIAGSDTSGGAGIQADLKTFQEHGTYGMTALTVVVTMDPDNNWSHSVYSLPTDILKAQIKTALSTGIDAIKTGMLSTEEVIQTAGEAIAESGLDHVVIDPVMVCKGEDEVLNPGTVDAMVTYLLPKAEIVTPNLFEAGQLAGMKTPSTIDQMKSVAEKIHSLGARNVVIKGGKQLQHDKAADLFYDGQTFTLLEAEKTDTHYNHGAGCTFAAAITANLANGMGVKEAVVEAKEFVTAAIANGWRLNEYVGPVMHGAKTRFGAPEITLTEV, from the coding sequence ATGACATTAAAAAAGACATTGACCATTGCAGGTTCCGATACGTCGGGTGGAGCAGGGATCCAAGCCGACTTGAAAACTTTCCAGGAGCACGGAACGTACGGCATGACGGCATTGACCGTCGTTGTGACGATGGACCCTGATAACAACTGGAGCCACTCCGTGTACTCCCTCCCGACCGATATTTTGAAAGCGCAGATAAAGACCGCCCTATCCACAGGCATCGATGCCATCAAAACGGGGATGTTGAGCACGGAAGAGGTCATCCAAACGGCAGGCGAAGCCATTGCGGAATCCGGTCTCGACCATGTGGTGATCGATCCCGTCATGGTCTGTAAAGGCGAAGATGAGGTTTTGAACCCGGGAACAGTCGATGCCATGGTGACCTATTTGCTACCGAAAGCCGAAATCGTCACCCCCAACTTGTTCGAAGCAGGCCAACTGGCGGGAATGAAAACCCCTTCGACAATCGATCAAATGAAGTCGGTCGCGGAAAAAATCCATTCCCTCGGTGCGCGCAACGTCGTCATCAAAGGCGGCAAACAGCTGCAGCACGACAAAGCCGCCGACCTGTTCTATGACGGGCAGACCTTCACACTGCTCGAAGCCGAAAAGACGGACACGCATTACAACCACGGGGCGGGCTGCACATTCGCCGCTGCGATCACAGCCAATCTGGCAAACGGCATGGGCGTGAAGGAAGCGGTCGTGGAAGCGAAAGAATTCGTCACCGCTGCCATTGCAAATGGCTGGAGACTGAATGAATACGTCGGTCCTGTCATGCACGGCGCCAAAACCAGATTCGGCGCACCGGAAATTACGTTGACTGAAGTGTAA
- a CDS encoding tetratricopeptide repeat protein yields MNLNQQAIQLLEANQYDEALELFQEAVRRSRDVQSLTNLAWIYCHEEDEFEKALELAEEAIALKPSSHFPYYLQGELYGRLERWEEAKSAWEQALAIHESKTAWHNLAVASYELGKTAEASEQFRCAAGKSDTALYGHAKCLADLGKRNAAKQVLATFAKEDDEFVGEVEVADLYVEIGAYKEAVYWFAIGWDNYWKQPSWVGRYVFALRKLDRTQLAEDVLNEARQLKEVEWQESVEEDCDEDWTPRDKEENLERLRDDMKLYEQISDGYVPALEFGTYLDTACYLFGCARHGHPEYQG; encoded by the coding sequence ATGAACTTGAATCAACAAGCGATTCAACTGCTGGAAGCGAATCAGTATGACGAGGCATTGGAGTTATTCCAAGAAGCGGTTCGCCGGTCGCGGGATGTTCAGTCGTTGACAAATTTGGCATGGATTTATTGCCATGAAGAAGATGAATTCGAAAAAGCGCTGGAACTTGCCGAAGAGGCAATCGCACTGAAGCCATCCTCGCATTTCCCTTATTATTTGCAAGGTGAATTGTATGGACGGCTTGAAAGGTGGGAGGAAGCAAAGAGCGCTTGGGAACAAGCTCTGGCCATCCATGAATCCAAAACGGCATGGCATAACTTGGCGGTCGCTTCATATGAGCTTGGCAAAACGGCAGAAGCTTCCGAGCAATTCAGGTGTGCGGCCGGAAAGTCGGACACGGCGCTTTATGGACATGCGAAATGCTTGGCAGATCTCGGCAAGCGGAACGCAGCCAAGCAGGTGCTTGCTACGTTCGCAAAAGAGGACGATGAGTTCGTCGGCGAAGTGGAGGTGGCAGACCTTTACGTTGAAATCGGGGCTTACAAAGAGGCAGTCTACTGGTTCGCCATAGGGTGGGACAACTATTGGAAACAACCGAGCTGGGTCGGCCGCTACGTCTTCGCCTTGCGGAAGCTCGACCGTACGCAATTAGCGGAGGATGTATTGAACGAAGCAAGACAACTGAAAGAGGTGGAGTGGCAAGAGTCCGTGGAGGAAGACTGTGATGAAGACTGGACGCCGCGCGACAAAGAGGAAAATCTTGAGCGATTGCGAGATGACATGAAACTTTATGAGCAAATCTCTGACGGCTACGTCCCTGCCTTGGAATTCGGGACCTACCTCGATACCGCCTGCTACCTATTTGGCTGCGCTCGGCATGGGCATCCGGAATATCAGGGGTAA